One segment of Niabella beijingensis DNA contains the following:
- a CDS encoding L-fucose isomerase, translating into MRVKDKSKKNQYPRIGIRPIIDGRLGGIRESLEATTMGMAKAVAAFYSKQLKYPDGTPVECIIADTCIGGVKEAADCATKFAAANVGLSLSVTPCWCYGSETMDMNPDIPKAIWGFNGTERPGAVYLAATLAAHNQKGLPCFGIYGQDVQDMGDTSIPGDVQEKLLQFAKAGLVVALMKGQSYLAIGSVSMGIAGSIVDPQFFQEYLGMRNEYVDSSEILRRIQLNIFDAAEFKKAISWVKKNCREGKDYNRKEKIKSRREKDKDWEFVVKMTMIIRDLMIGNPRLKTMGFAEEAQGHQALVSGFQGQRQWTDFLPDGDFSEALLNSSFDWNGIRNPYMVATENDCYNGVSMLFNYLLTNTAQIFADVRTYWSPQATERVSGWKPEGRAENGFIHLINSGSATLDGTGRQSRNGKPVMKPYWEISEKEAAACLAATTWSPSNRDYMRGGGYSSTFLTKGDMPVTMCRLNLIKGQGPVLQIAEGYTIDLPTQVHDILNERTDRIWPTTWFVPNLTGSGPFKDVYAVMANWGANHGAISYGHIGDQLITLASMLRIPVAMHNVAEEKIFRPSAWGAYGMDPEGSDYRACAVYGPLYR; encoded by the coding sequence ATGCGAGTAAAAGATAAATCAAAAAAGAATCAGTACCCCCGCATCGGTATCCGTCCGATCATTGACGGCCGGCTGGGAGGGATCAGGGAATCGCTGGAAGCAACCACGATGGGAATGGCAAAAGCGGTGGCTGCATTCTATTCGAAGCAACTGAAATATCCGGACGGTACGCCCGTGGAGTGTATCATCGCTGATACCTGTATCGGTGGGGTAAAGGAAGCTGCGGATTGCGCAACAAAATTTGCAGCTGCTAATGTAGGGCTTTCGCTGTCGGTAACACCTTGCTGGTGTTATGGCTCGGAAACAATGGATATGAACCCGGACATTCCCAAAGCGATCTGGGGCTTCAACGGTACAGAGCGGCCCGGTGCGGTATACCTGGCAGCAACACTGGCGGCGCATAATCAGAAAGGACTGCCCTGCTTCGGGATTTACGGGCAGGATGTGCAGGATATGGGAGATACTTCCATACCTGGTGATGTACAGGAAAAATTATTGCAGTTCGCAAAGGCCGGACTGGTAGTGGCGCTGATGAAGGGCCAGTCCTATCTGGCAATCGGATCTGTTTCGATGGGGATCGCCGGCTCGATCGTGGATCCGCAGTTCTTCCAGGAATACCTGGGGATGCGCAACGAGTACGTGGATTCTTCTGAGATCCTGAGACGGATCCAGCTGAATATCTTTGATGCTGCAGAGTTTAAAAAAGCGATCAGCTGGGTGAAGAAGAACTGCAGGGAAGGGAAGGACTACAATCGTAAGGAAAAGATAAAGAGCCGCAGGGAAAAAGATAAGGACTGGGAGTTTGTGGTAAAGATGACCATGATCATCCGTGACCTGATGATCGGTAATCCCCGGCTGAAAACCATGGGATTTGCAGAAGAAGCCCAGGGACATCAGGCGCTGGTCTCCGGTTTCCAGGGACAGCGGCAGTGGACCGACTTCCTGCCCGATGGCGATTTTTCGGAAGCGTTGCTCAATTCCTCATTCGACTGGAACGGCATCCGCAATCCCTATATGGTGGCTACCGAAAACGATTGCTACAACGGGGTATCGATGCTGTTCAATTACCTGCTTACCAATACGGCGCAGATCTTTGCGGATGTGCGTACTTACTGGAGTCCGCAGGCTACCGAGCGGGTATCCGGATGGAAGCCCGAAGGAAGAGCGGAAAACGGGTTTATCCATCTGATCAATTCCGGCTCCGCCACACTGGATGGAACAGGACGGCAAAGCAGGAATGGCAAACCTGTCATGAAACCTTACTGGGAGATCAGCGAAAAGGAAGCAGCCGCTTGTCTGGCAGCTACTACCTGGAGCCCCTCCAACCGCGATTATATGCGGGGTGGCGGTTATTCCTCTACCTTTCTTACAAAAGGAGATATGCCGGTAACCATGTGCCGGCTGAATTTGATAAAAGGGCAGGGGCCGGTATTGCAGATCGCAGAAGGGTATACGATCGACCTGCCTACACAGGTGCATGATATTTTGAATGAACGTACCGACCGGATCTGGCCAACCACCTGGTTTGTGCCCAACCTTACGGGCAGCGGCCCTTTTAAGGATGTTTATGCAGTAATGGCCAACTGGGGGGCCAACCACGGTGCCATCAGTTACGGGCATATCGGCGATCAGCTGATCACCTTAGCGTCCATGTTGCGCATACCGGTGGCTATGCACAATGTTGCGGAAGAGAAGATCTTCCGTCCTTCCGCATGGGGCGCCTACGGAATGGATCCTGAAGGATCTGATTACAGGGCCTGCGCGGTGTACGGCCCGCTGTACCGGTAG